A window of the Pyrodictium abyssi genome harbors these coding sequences:
- a CDS encoding proteasome assembly chaperone family protein has protein sequence MTRPIYEEEMDGLLLMEYEEFELKKPSFMVLGLPDTGLVGVISSSHLVESLNMREVAGIDILSMMPPVAVISKGYVRPPIRIYVSDNIMAVSAETPVPPQAVYPLAKLLVDYAMKRGIDYIMSIVGIASPNRLNLEKPGVYWIASNEKARKLVEGLNIDSFANGYLVGPYALILKQAIRSRVANLVLLADAYVEFPDPEAAAEVLTVVSRLTGIEVDVKRLLEQAEMIRIRLRGLMKQTKQTMAEMKTPSSLMYA, from the coding sequence TTGACGCGCCCCATATACGAGGAGGAGATGGATGGTCTACTCCTAATGGAGTACGAGGAATTCGAGCTAAAGAAGCCTAGCTTCATGGTGCTTGGGCTCCCCGACACCGGGCTGGTGGGGGTAATCTCCTCTAGCCACCTAGTGGAGTCTCTCAATATGAGGGAGGTAGCAGGCATAGACATACTCTCTATGATGCCGCCGGTAGCGGTCATATCTAAGGGCTATGTGAGGCCGCCTATAAGGATATACGTGAGCGACAATATAATGGCTGTCTCGGCCGAGACACCGGTACCGCCGCAGGCCGTATACCCGCTGGCTAAGCTGCTGGTAGACTATGCTATGAAGAGGGGCATAGACTACATAATGTCGATAGTCGGTATAGCGTCGCCCAATCGGCTGAACCTCGAGAAGCCTGGTGTATACTGGATAGCCAGCAACGAGAAGGCACGGAAACTAGTAGAGGGCCTGAACATAGACAGCTTCGCGAACGGCTACCTAGTCGGGCCCTATGCCCTGATACTTAAGCAGGCTATACGCAGCCGCGTAGCAAACCTAGTGCTGCTCGCCGACGCCTACGTGGAGTTCCCCGACCCCGAGGCAGCGGCGGAAGTGCTCACGGTGGTGTCGAGGCTAACCGGGATAGAGGTGGACGTAAAGAGGCTACTAGAGCAGGCAGAGATGATAAGAATCAGGCTCCGGGGCCTCATGAAGCAGACAAAGCAGACCATGGCAGAGATGAAGACACCGAGCTCGCTAATGTACGCCTAG
- a CDS encoding SWIM zinc finger family protein, giving the protein MASRLSELRRRIRERGEEGKGAEAAAAREMRAIRVSTSPVELWIVLGRESDYVVIPGTYCSCSHFTIRVVGQETEEPCYHLVAVEIARRSGRYHDLSAALDGEKLVDVLLETIFEGRTRTLRRLLYQRRSVREP; this is encoded by the coding sequence ATGGCGAGCCGCCTTAGCGAGCTTAGACGCCGCATTAGGGAGCGGGGCGAGGAGGGGAAGGGCGCGGAAGCGGCCGCGGCTAGGGAGATGCGCGCTATACGCGTCTCAACCAGCCCGGTGGAGTTGTGGATAGTCCTGGGGCGCGAGTCCGACTACGTGGTTATACCCGGAACGTATTGCAGCTGCTCCCACTTCACTATACGGGTTGTTGGCCAGGAGACGGAGGAGCCTTGCTACCACCTAGTAGCAGTCGAGATAGCTAGGCGTAGCGGGAGATACCACGACCTCTCCGCAGCTCTCGACGGCGAGAAGCTCGTGGATGTACTCCTCGAGACGATCTTCGAGGGCAGGACGCGTACCCTGAGAAGGCTCCTCTACCAGCGCCGCAGCGTGCGTGAGCCCTAA
- a CDS encoding translation initiation factor IF-2 subunit beta gives MSQPANSEALKLIYDYDYLLQRLYSRLPARTAKASRFELPKLMVERIGTKTVIRNFKQLADVMRREPRLVMRYLLKELGTSGNYDEENGMLLINAKVSSATLNNLVQRFVKTYVICPTCGAPDTRLERRGKAWILACDACGAEQPVPPL, from the coding sequence TTGAGCCAGCCCGCAAACAGTGAAGCGCTAAAGCTGATATACGATTACGATTACCTGCTGCAGAGGCTCTATTCGAGACTACCGGCTAGGACTGCCAAGGCCTCGCGATTCGAGCTACCAAAGCTCATGGTGGAGAGGATAGGCACGAAGACTGTTATAAGGAACTTTAAGCAGCTTGCCGACGTTATGAGAAGAGAGCCGCGGCTGGTTATGAGGTATCTACTGAAGGAGCTGGGTACAAGCGGCAACTACGACGAGGAGAATGGTATGCTACTCATAAACGCCAAGGTGTCTAGTGCTACGCTGAACAACCTCGTACAGAGGTTCGTCAAGACCTACGTGATATGCCCGACTTGCGGTGCTCCGGATACGAGGCTAGAGCGCCGGGGGAAGGCGTGGATACTAGCGTGCGACGCATGCGGCGCCGAGCAGCCGGTACCACCGCTATAG
- a CDS encoding CBS domain-containing protein, protein MPGKLILLGQYPPTVVLDPGQNLLEALLALDQRGVRHAVVVDSDGRLQGILSIRRILSFIERRLASGGVYEGLKQTRVADVMWHNPPRVVLGEFGIEDVIYILSRLNVGAITVVDKDERVLGIISEKHITGIMALAEIHVAVHEVMTKPAKSLSTGSKLREAIELMAIHRHRHIPIVGDGGRVAAMLTARDVLDYIALETTLDKLAEGLDEEVFNTPVTHVATGAPATVEPEADVSKALRLMRKRGISGLPVVNRDGELEGIITERDIVIKMPKLVGTELFYDYARSRLYVARVVF, encoded by the coding sequence TTGCCGGGAAAGCTGATACTACTCGGCCAGTACCCCCCTACGGTGGTCCTCGATCCCGGCCAGAATCTCCTTGAAGCCCTCCTGGCCCTTGACCAGAGGGGAGTACGCCACGCGGTTGTTGTAGACAGCGATGGCCGGCTCCAGGGAATACTATCTATACGCCGTATACTCTCGTTTATAGAGAGGCGCCTAGCCTCTGGTGGCGTATACGAGGGACTGAAGCAGACAAGGGTAGCCGATGTTATGTGGCATAACCCGCCACGTGTAGTCCTAGGGGAATTCGGCATAGAGGACGTCATATACATACTGTCTAGGCTGAACGTCGGCGCGATAACGGTGGTAGACAAGGACGAGAGAGTACTCGGAATAATCTCCGAGAAGCACATAACGGGGATAATGGCGCTAGCCGAGATACACGTAGCCGTACACGAAGTCATGACGAAACCTGCTAAGAGCCTCAGTACCGGTTCAAAGCTTCGAGAGGCCATAGAGCTTATGGCTATCCACAGACACCGCCACATACCCATAGTCGGTGACGGTGGCCGTGTAGCGGCTATGCTCACAGCACGCGACGTGCTAGACTATATAGCTCTAGAGACTACCCTAGACAAGCTAGCAGAAGGGCTAGACGAGGAAGTATTCAACACCCCCGTGACACATGTGGCCACCGGCGCTCCTGCAACAGTAGAGCCCGAGGCAGATGTCAGCAAAGCGCTCAGGCTAATGCGTAAGAGAGGCATCAGTGGCCTACCAGTAGTCAACCGGGACGGAGAACTCGAAGGCATAATAACCGAGCGGGACATAGTGATAAAGATGCCGAAGCTTGTCGGCACCGAGCTATTCTACGACTACGCGCGTTCACGCCTATACGTCGCCAGGGTAGTCTTCTAG
- a CDS encoding DUF373 family protein, protein MKYQKRVLVLAVDLDNDLGRAGISTPILGREQVLDAAIRFALYDPEDSDANVLFAAVKLADELRRKGYEAEPAAIAGSGLGGAEASMHARQELEKLIEEYKPDGVIVVSDGSEDELLVPMVASIVPVYGVHRLVIKQLRGVEETYVLFVKYLRKVMTEPRFSRMFLGVPGIILVMFSALALMNMLREALLLVFMVAGVAMIIRGFDLEDKIVKTLTETPVTLVSYATAGLSVALAIGLAATQLMNARSITPDELAETLRGVTGLLGFAASIAILGHAASKFVSGSLKLTRELVSIATVIVAVVLLDTIASALNMMTSLSLGEFIQALIASNFALYAVASVMLVAVVWQLARMLERSIFRTSAPSSEKRGEHDTAQPRQTQATSGG, encoded by the coding sequence ATGAAGTACCAGAAGAGAGTACTAGTGCTGGCAGTTGACCTGGACAACGATTTAGGCCGTGCAGGTATATCCACACCCATACTAGGCCGGGAGCAGGTGCTAGACGCGGCCATACGTTTCGCACTCTACGACCCCGAGGACTCGGACGCGAACGTTCTATTTGCGGCGGTCAAGCTAGCAGACGAGCTCCGCCGTAAGGGCTACGAAGCCGAGCCAGCAGCCATAGCTGGTAGCGGGCTTGGCGGAGCAGAGGCCAGCATGCATGCACGCCAAGAGCTGGAGAAGCTCATAGAAGAGTACAAGCCCGATGGCGTTATAGTAGTATCTGATGGGTCTGAAGACGAGCTTCTAGTCCCTATGGTAGCCTCCATTGTCCCCGTCTACGGCGTGCACCGGCTCGTTATAAAACAGCTAAGGGGGGTTGAAGAGACCTATGTCTTGTTCGTCAAGTACCTGCGCAAGGTGATGACCGAGCCGAGATTCTCGCGGATGTTCCTCGGCGTCCCCGGGATAATACTCGTCATGTTCTCCGCGTTAGCTCTAATGAACATGCTCCGGGAGGCACTCCTACTGGTATTCATGGTCGCTGGTGTAGCCATGATTATCAGGGGCTTCGACCTCGAGGACAAGATAGTCAAGACGTTGACGGAGACGCCGGTGACACTGGTCTCCTACGCTACGGCTGGCCTCTCAGTAGCCCTTGCCATAGGTCTCGCAGCTACACAACTCATGAACGCCCGCAGTATAACCCCCGACGAGCTTGCTGAGACCTTGCGCGGCGTCACCGGGCTACTAGGGTTCGCGGCTAGCATTGCAATACTAGGCCATGCAGCGTCTAAGTTCGTATCGGGCAGCTTAAAGCTCACAAGGGAGCTAGTATCCATAGCCACGGTTATAGTGGCCGTCGTGCTGCTCGACACGATAGCCTCAGCACTGAACATGATGACTAGCCTCAGCCTAGGCGAGTTCATACAAGCGCTTATAGCGAGCAACTTCGCGCTCTACGCCGTGGCGTCAGTGATGCTCGTTGCCGTAGTCTGGCAGCTAGCTAGGATGCTCGAGCGCTCTATCTTCCGAACCTCCGCTCCCTCCTCTGAAAAGAGAGGAGAGCACGATACAGCTCAGCCTCGTCAAACTCAGGCCACAAGCGGCGGGTGA
- the rpiA gene encoding ribose 5-phosphate isomerase A, whose translation MSVSYAKQVAAEKALGLLRDRLANATRIGVGTGSTVAKIVELIMDDPGLARAMRTARVYASSLATLLMLRRYGVEAYSYTPRGGLDVYFDGADEVAIGDGECMLVKGRGAAMVREKILAYNSRYTVIVVDESKVSSSLGEKGKPVPVEVLEYALEALLDELNALGVRAEVRSGCGCRDGPALTDNSGIVVDTWPWGVVEPSQYEALLDRLPGVVGHGLFIGYADAVVVGRGEGGAAVYSCRRTRRNPAL comes from the coding sequence TTGAGTGTTAGCTACGCTAAGCAGGTTGCGGCAGAGAAGGCGCTGGGCCTCCTCCGCGATAGGCTAGCGAACGCGACTAGGATAGGCGTGGGCACGGGCTCCACGGTAGCCAAGATAGTAGAGCTGATAATGGATGACCCGGGGCTCGCCCGCGCAATGAGGACGGCTAGAGTCTACGCGTCCAGCCTAGCAACACTCCTCATGCTCAGAAGATACGGCGTCGAAGCGTACAGCTACACGCCGAGAGGCGGGCTAGACGTCTACTTTGACGGCGCAGACGAGGTAGCGATCGGGGACGGCGAGTGCATGCTTGTCAAGGGCCGCGGAGCGGCCATGGTGCGCGAGAAGATACTAGCCTACAACAGCCGCTACACCGTGATAGTCGTGGACGAGAGCAAGGTCTCGAGTAGTCTCGGCGAGAAGGGTAAGCCCGTCCCCGTAGAGGTGCTAGAATACGCGCTCGAAGCCCTCCTGGACGAGCTCAACGCCTTGGGGGTGCGGGCGGAGGTCAGAAGCGGCTGTGGCTGCCGCGACGGACCAGCGCTCACCGATAACTCCGGCATCGTAGTGGACACTTGGCCCTGGGGCGTCGTCGAGCCGAGCCAGTACGAGGCGCTCCTTGACCGGCTGCCGGGCGTGGTAGGCCACGGGCTCTTCATAGGCTACGCCGACGCTGTGGTAGTGGGTAGGGGTGAAGGAGGCGCAGCAGTCTACAGCTGTAGAAGGACTAGGAGGAACCCAGCACTTTGA
- a CDS encoding Hsp20/alpha crystallin family protein, with product MSIYEELRREWERLRRKIMEEIDRMLYEMEEAVHYGWSPDGSLRPLYTMYEYPDRYTILVDLAAADTSSLEVRVVDDRLVLEARLEREIRFSDVYGTSLGREVKFRLYRHEIALPPDADPSGMHVKVRPNKIVEIIIPKKQG from the coding sequence TTGTCCATCTACGAGGAGCTGCGCCGTGAGTGGGAGAGGCTCCGGCGCAAAATAATGGAGGAAATTGACCGGATGCTATACGAGATGGAAGAGGCGGTACACTACGGCTGGTCTCCCGACGGTAGCCTACGGCCCCTATACACGATGTACGAGTACCCTGACCGCTACACGATACTAGTAGACCTAGCGGCTGCCGACACCTCGTCCCTAGAAGTCCGTGTCGTCGACGACAGGCTAGTCCTAGAGGCTAGGCTTGAGCGCGAGATACGGTTCAGCGACGTCTACGGGACATCCCTGGGCCGCGAGGTGAAGTTCCGACTATACAGGCACGAAATCGCGCTACCCCCGGATGCCGACCCCAGCGGTATGCATGTGAAGGTTAGGCCGAACAAGATAGTGGAGATAATTATCCCGAAGAAGCAGGGCTAA
- the uppS gene encoding polyprenyl diphosphate synthase → MYRALLAKLLRAWLAADRMPEHVAIIPDGNRRWARRRGLPPAAGHARGYQVAKKTLDLLWSLGVRNVTFYALSRENCLYRSREELENIHKLLSRAVDELLRDKRVESGQTRVFFGGDMSLLPAWLVERIEEINRATAGNGPYTLAIAVCYSGRWEVEDAVRRSCRGGEIGDIRGSMVFGWLPEPDLLIRTGGEMRLSGFLLYHIAYTELYFTRRLWPEFDEAELYRALLSFQRRERRFGR, encoded by the coding sequence GTGTATAGGGCGCTACTCGCTAAGCTGCTGAGAGCCTGGCTAGCAGCCGACAGGATGCCGGAGCACGTGGCTATAATCCCCGATGGCAACCGGCGCTGGGCTCGTAGGAGAGGGCTTCCGCCAGCAGCCGGGCATGCCCGGGGGTACCAGGTTGCAAAGAAGACGCTCGACCTGCTGTGGAGCCTGGGCGTCAGGAACGTTACCTTCTATGCATTGTCCAGGGAGAATTGCCTCTACCGCTCCCGCGAGGAGCTGGAAAACATACACAAGCTGCTCAGCCGCGCCGTGGACGAGCTGCTACGCGATAAGCGTGTTGAAAGCGGGCAGACGCGTGTATTCTTCGGCGGCGACATGTCCCTACTACCTGCCTGGCTCGTAGAGCGTATAGAGGAGATAAACCGGGCTACAGCGGGTAACGGCCCCTACACTCTCGCTATAGCTGTGTGCTATAGCGGGCGCTGGGAGGTAGAGGATGCTGTACGGCGTAGCTGCAGAGGCGGCGAGATAGGGGACATCCGGGGGAGCATGGTCTTCGGTTGGCTTCCGGAGCCAGACCTACTGATAAGGACTGGCGGGGAGATGCGGCTTAGCGGCTTCCTTCTCTACCACATAGCCTACACGGAGCTGTACTTCACCCGCCGCTTGTGGCCTGAGTTTGACGAGGCTGAGCTGTATCGTGCTCTCCTCTCTTTTCAGAGGAGGGAGCGGAGGTTCGGAAGATAG
- a CDS encoding DUF1152 domain-containing protein, with the protein MCMATSLFGTRPRCVLVLSTGGGGDVATASMLAEALRREGVDAVVAASLWERFVRDPNPGPVPLGSLAGAEPLAEGDAARLLPGCTAFRGGYVFEPAACRAASLLRSLPVYAVDVWGGELAIRRAVEEIAAVHGCEALLDVDVGGDVLANGHEEELWSPLGDSLGLAAAANSSLPAVLAVHSLGADGELSEEQLLGKIAVLARRGGYRWIRGLDPRDVELLDEILGAIETEASRIPLLATRGLYGSIAIRGGTRRVRVSIYQAATVFLDAAVAYLDTPPARAVTGTASLEEARRRLNGLGVYTELDLEEDIHMHIVLGRLTPEKLIEIKTAGRRRLASPSKTRGPGA; encoded by the coding sequence ATGTGCATGGCTACTAGCCTCTTCGGGACGAGGCCACGGTGCGTGCTAGTCCTCTCCACCGGCGGAGGCGGGGACGTAGCTACCGCCTCTATGCTCGCGGAGGCGCTGCGCCGGGAGGGTGTAGACGCTGTAGTGGCTGCCTCCCTCTGGGAGAGGTTCGTGAGAGACCCCAATCCGGGGCCCGTGCCCCTAGGTAGCCTGGCTGGCGCCGAGCCCTTGGCTGAGGGCGATGCTGCCCGGCTGCTCCCGGGATGCACCGCTTTCCGGGGCGGCTACGTGTTTGAGCCCGCAGCCTGCAGAGCGGCCTCGCTACTGAGGAGCCTACCGGTCTACGCTGTCGACGTGTGGGGCGGGGAGCTGGCTATACGTAGGGCTGTAGAGGAGATAGCCGCTGTTCACGGGTGCGAGGCGCTACTCGACGTCGACGTGGGCGGCGACGTGCTGGCCAACGGCCACGAAGAGGAGCTGTGGAGCCCACTGGGCGACAGCCTCGGGCTCGCAGCAGCCGCCAACTCTAGCCTACCAGCTGTCCTCGCCGTACACAGCCTAGGCGCCGACGGCGAGCTCTCCGAGGAACAGCTACTCGGGAAGATAGCCGTTTTAGCCCGTAGGGGCGGCTACCGGTGGATCAGGGGACTAGACCCGCGAGACGTCGAGCTACTAGACGAGATTCTAGGGGCCATAGAGACGGAGGCTAGCCGGATACCACTACTGGCGACGAGAGGTCTCTACGGCAGCATAGCTATAAGGGGAGGGACCCGTCGCGTCCGGGTAAGCATATACCAGGCTGCAACAGTCTTCCTGGACGCCGCCGTGGCCTACCTGGACACTCCCCCGGCCAGGGCCGTTACGGGTACAGCTAGCCTCGAAGAGGCGCGGAGACGGCTCAACGGTCTCGGCGTGTACACAGAGCTCGACCTCGAAGAGGACATCCACATGCACATAGTACTGGGAAGACTTACCCCCGAGAAGCTCATCGAGATAAAGACCGCGGGCAGGAGGCGGCTCGCCTCGCCGTCAAAAACTCGGGGCCCGGGAGCCTAG
- a CDS encoding DUF424 domain-containing protein, whose translation MPEDAEPLVYINIIEAHGEKIVAMCDQDLLGVKLVDGKLVLHVNERFYGGQLVPLSYAMNKAREATVLNLVGENVVNAAIKEGLVHPEAVIRVAGVPHAQAVKMLY comes from the coding sequence ATGCCGGAGGATGCTGAGCCGCTGGTCTACATAAACATAATCGAGGCGCATGGCGAGAAGATAGTAGCCATGTGTGACCAGGACCTGCTGGGGGTAAAGCTAGTGGACGGGAAGCTGGTGTTACACGTCAACGAGAGGTTCTACGGAGGACAACTAGTACCGCTGAGCTACGCTATGAACAAGGCACGTGAAGCCACGGTACTCAACCTCGTAGGGGAGAACGTTGTGAACGCCGCTATAAAGGAGGGGCTAGTGCACCCGGAAGCGGTTATACGTGTGGCTGGAGTACCTCACGCTCAGGCTGTAAAGATGCTCTACTAG